The Actinomycetes bacterium genome has a window encoding:
- a CDS encoding integrase core domain-containing protein translates to MVGALPPRLRRPSLVLSKLAYSRCAAPSVCSRCSPAATPPTTCTCCSCIELDTRRVHLAGVPPTPTAAGSSSRPATCCWRWASRDDSCASLVRDHDAKFPRSFDDVVRSEGAQVLLTPVRAPKANVYAERWVRTVRAECLDWLLLVGRGHLERALRFCVQHDNGHRPHRALGLQAPDQPAGLTVVGEFRRGRVHRRRSAARVPASCMNAFAHLQGATPPATRPRLTTHTHNSLSARL, encoded by the coding sequence ATGGTTGGCGCCCTGCCGCCCCGCCTGCGGAGGCCATCCCTGGTGCTATCGAAACTCGCCTACTCACGCTGTGCCGCTCCATCCGTCTGCTCGCGCTGCTCGCCCGCGGCGACGCCGCCAACGACCTGTACGTGCTGTTCCTGCATCGAACTGGACACCAGACGGGTCCATCTTGCCGGGGTGCCGCCAACCCCGACGGCGGCTGGGTCATCCAGCAGGCCCGCAACTTGCTGCTGGCGCTGGGCGAGCAGGGACGACAGCTGTGCTTCCCTTGTCCGCGACCATGACGCGAAGTTCCCCCGCAGCTTCGATGACGTAGTCCGCTCCGAGGGCGCCCAGGTGCTCCTCACGCCGGTGCGGGCGCCCAAGGCGAACGTTTACGCGGAGCGCTGGGTGCGGACGGTCCGTGCCGAGTGCCTGGACTGGCTGCTGCTCGTTGGGCGCGGCCACCTTGAGCGGGCCCTTCGGTTCTGCGTCCAGCATGACAACGGCCACCGCCCGCACCGGGCGCTCGGGCTGCAAGCGCCAGATCAGCCCGCCGGGCTGACCGTTGTCGGCGAGTTTCGGCGAGGCAGGGTGCATCGAAGGCGGTCTGCTGCACGAGTACCGGCGAGCTGCATGAACGCGTTTGCGCACCTTCAGGGTGCGACTCCCCCGGCCACCCGACCGCGTTTGACAACCCATACCCATAACAGTCTCAGCGCCCGCCTTTGA